A region of the Myxococcus stipitatus DSM 14675 genome:
TACCCGCAGTCGTGCCCCCTCACGGAGGCCCTCCGCGCGGCGCCCCCAGGGTCCGCAGGAAGAACAGGCCCAGGTCGTCATGGTAGTAGCGATAAGCCCCACCCATGGGTGTGTGCGGCTGCCCGGGCATGAGGAGCAATTCGAAGTGCTTGCCCGCTCGGATGAGCGCGTCCGCCATGCGCATCGTCACCGAGAGCGAGGCATTCACGTCCCCCGTGCCGTGCATCATCTTCAGCGGACCCTTCAAGTTCCCCGCGAGCGCGAAGTTGGAGCCGTCCGCGTAGCCCTGGGGATTCACACCCGGCAGGTTGAGGTAGGGCTCGTTGATGATGGCCTCCTCCTCCAGCGCGCCCGGCGCTCCCGCATAGCCCGCCTTGAAGAAGTCCGGCGCCGTCAGCATGCCTCGCAGCGCGAAGTAGCCCCCCCACGAGTGGCCATGGATGCCCACCCGCTCCAGGTCCATCCACGGACGCGTGGCGGCCACCTGCTTCATCCCCGTGACGTAGTCGGGAATCTCCGTCTGCCCCACGCGGCCATAGTGCGCGTCCTGGAACGCCTTGCTCCGCCCCGGTCCCCCACGCGGGTCCAGCATCATCACGATGAAACCCAGTTGCGAGAAGCCGGAGGCAATCTGCGGCATCGCATCCCCCGCGTAGCTCCACGGGACGATGTTCATGAAGGGCCCCGCGTAGATGTACGCGAGCACGGGGTAGCGCTTCGTGGGGTCGAAGTCGCGAGGCTTGTAGAGCACGCCGTACAAGGGCGTGACCCCGTCCGCGGCCTTCACCGTGAAGCCCTCGGGAGGGACGTAGCCCAGCGCCTCCACCGCGCTCGCATCCGCGGTGGTGAGCCGCACGCGCTTGTCGCCCTCCACGCTCGCCAGCTCCCGCACCCGGGGCATGGTGCGCGTGGACCATGAATCCAGGTAGTGCTCCCGCGAGGGCGACATCACGACGTAGTGCATCCCCGAGCCCGAGGAGAGCCGCTTCAAGACGCCGCCCTTCATCGTGCCCCGATAGAAGACGTGCTCGTAGGGCGCGCCTCGCTCGGCGGAGGCCGTCACGTAGAACGCGTCTCCTCGCGGTGACACGCCCAGCACCTCGTGCACGGGGAAGGCGCCGCGCGTGAGCTGCTTCACGAGCTTCCCCGCGCCGTCATACAGATACACGTGGCGCCAGCCGTCCCGCTCCGACAACCACAGGTAGCCTCGGCCCTCCGGCAGCGCCGTCACCTGCTTCGCCCAGCGGTCCGTCGCGAAGTCCAACCCCGCGACGAAGCTCTCCGGCCGCTCCTCGCGCAGCACGCGCTTGCGCTGCCCCGACACCGGGTCCACCGCCGTGAGGTCCAGCCGCTTCGCGTCGCGAGAGAGGTGCAGGCACAGGACCTGGGTCCCCTCGGGATTCCAGCCCGCGAGCCAGTCGTAGGTCTCTCCCTCGACGGGCGCCACGCGCGTCACCTTGCCCGTCGCCACCTCGACCAGGTGGAGCTCCGCGCGCGGCAGCGGTGTCCCCGTCTTCGCGTAGGGCACCGTCGTCACCTTCTCCAGCGCGCTGGAGTAGTCCACCACGGGAATCTTGTGGACCCCTCTCGCGTCCTCCCTCCACACCGCGACGAAGCGCCCGTCCGGCGACCACGCCCGCTCCGGAATCCGCCACTCGAGGAACTCCTCTCCCGCGCGCTCCACCACCGGGGCCCCCTCCGCGCCCAGCACCGCGAAGCCGCCCTGACGCTGCACCGCCACGGCGCCTCCTCGCGGCGCGAGGAAGTGCGTGCGGGACAGCGTCAGCGCGGCGCGGTCCTCCGGGGCGAGCAGGGTGACTCGGCCTCCTGTCAGGCCCAGCGCGAAGGTCTTCCCCTCCAGCCGGAACACGATGCCCTGCTCATCCGGCGCGATGGCCACCTCCACGAAGCGCGGCGCCGTGACGGGCTTGCCCAACAGCGTGGACAGTTGCTCCCGGAGGGACTCACTGGAGACCAACGGCTGGAGCGCGCCCGTCTTCGCGTGCGCCAGCGTCCAGGTGCCGCCGTCGTCGCCCTCGCGAGCCCAGAAGACCAGGCGGTCTCCGTCGCGCAGCCACTTCGGCACGACGCGGCTGTCCCGCATCAACGTCACCCACCGGCTGAACCGGTCCGCGAAGTCCAACTTCGCCTGGACCTTCGCGTCCGGCACCGGGCCGAAGGTGGAGGCAAGCGCCGGGGCATCCAGCTCCTGGGCTCGCGCGCTCGACAGCGACACGAGCAGCACCCCCAGGGACACGAGTGGAAGTCTCATGCCTCGATGGTAGGGAGCGCCATCCTTCACCACCAATATATCTTCGGGCCCGGATTGAGACGGCTATCGTCTCGATATGGAATTCCGTCAGCTCGAGCTCTTCGTCGCCGTGGCGGAGGAGCTGCACTTCGGACGCGCCGCCGCGCGCGTGGGCATGGCCCAGCCGCCCTTCAGCCAGCGGATTCGAGGGCTGGAGGCCGAGCTGGGTGTCCAGCTGCTCACCCGCACCAGCCGCCGCGTGGCCCTCACCGCCGCGGGGACGCAGCTGCTGGAGGATGCCCGCTCGCTGCTCTCCCGGCGCGCGGACGTGGTCCACGCCGTCCAGCGGGCCGCGAGCGGACAGGCGGGCACGTTGCGCGTGGGCTTCGCCGCGTCCTCGGCCTTCGGCGTGCTGCCCGACATCGTGCTCCGCTTCCGCACCCGCTTCCCCGACGTGAAGCTGGAGCTGGATGACAGCGAGTCGCTCGACGTGCGCGCCGCGCTCGCCACGGGCGCCCTGGACGTGGCCATCGTCCGCGCGCCCTTCCGCCCCGAGGGCCTCATCGTCGAGCGGCTGCTGCGAGAGCGCTTCGTCCTCGCCCTCCCCGCCCGGCACCCTCGGGCGCGGCAGAAGGTCGTGGCGCTGTCCTCGCTCGCCCACGAGCCCTTCGTCCTCTTTCCTCGCCACTCCGCGCCCGGCCTGCACGACACCGT
Encoded here:
- a CDS encoding S9 family peptidase → MRLPLVSLGVLLVSLSSARAQELDAPALASTFGPVPDAKVQAKLDFADRFSRWVTLMRDSRVVPKWLRDGDRLVFWAREGDDGGTWTLAHAKTGALQPLVSSESLREQLSTLLGKPVTAPRFVEVAIAPDEQGIVFRLEGKTFALGLTGGRVTLLAPEDRAALTLSRTHFLAPRGGAVAVQRQGGFAVLGAEGAPVVERAGEEFLEWRIPERAWSPDGRFVAVWREDARGVHKIPVVDYSSALEKVTTVPYAKTGTPLPRAELHLVEVATGKVTRVAPVEGETYDWLAGWNPEGTQVLCLHLSRDAKRLDLTAVDPVSGQRKRVLREERPESFVAGLDFATDRWAKQVTALPEGRGYLWLSERDGWRHVYLYDGAGKLVKQLTRGAFPVHEVLGVSPRGDAFYVTASAERGAPYEHVFYRGTMKGGVLKRLSSGSGMHYVVMSPSREHYLDSWSTRTMPRVRELASVEGDKRVRLTTADASAVEALGYVPPEGFTVKAADGVTPLYGVLYKPRDFDPTKRYPVLAYIYAGPFMNIVPWSYAGDAMPQIASGFSQLGFIVMMLDPRGGPGRSKAFQDAHYGRVGQTEIPDYVTGMKQVAATRPWMDLERVGIHGHSWGGYFALRGMLTAPDFFKAGYAGAPGALEEEAIINEPYLNLPGVNPQGYADGSNFALAGNLKGPLKMMHGTGDVNASLSVTMRMADALIRAGKHFELLLMPGQPHTPMGGAYRYYHDDLGLFFLRTLGAPRGGPP
- a CDS encoding LysR family transcriptional regulator; the protein is MEFRQLELFVAVAEELHFGRAAARVGMAQPPFSQRIRGLEAELGVQLLTRTSRRVALTAAGTQLLEDARSLLSRRADVVHAVQRAASGQAGTLRVGFAASSAFGVLPDIVLRFRTRFPDVKLELDDSESLDVRAALATGALDVAIVRAPFRPEGLIVERLLRERFVLALPARHPRARQKVVALSSLAHEPFVLFPRHSAPGLHDTVTSMCLAAGFSPHIRQEASSWPSVVGMVEAGLGITIAPASSQALRPKGVVFRPLSGAPAHAELAVAFLGPQPSPAVQHFRALAHEAVSRSGKNTSE